The Salvia miltiorrhiza cultivar Shanhuang (shh) chromosome 1, IMPLAD_Smil_shh, whole genome shotgun sequence genome has a window encoding:
- the LOC130988910 gene encoding uclacyanin 1-like produces the protein MEATRLNMFVFLSLVAAAMLHGSSAQTTHVVGDALGWLVPPGGDVAYRTWAATQTFTVGDVLVFNFTADAHNVAEVSKEAFDSCNTTNPISLSTTSPTNITLTSAGEHHFLCTFQSHCDFGQKLAINVTAASAAPAPQPATPPPAATPSPEAEVYTVGDALGWLVPPGGPIAYQTWARNKAFVVGDILVFNFTNAAHNVLQVTKAEFDSCNVSTTTTPPTTASPARITLTSAGEHYYMCTFPQHCSFGQKLAINVTGSSGGAPAPAPSSPAPTPSSPPTPPPSSATPPSSSATPPTSAATPPTSAATPPTSAGGPSSSTPSTPATPSPRTPPPPPSGSSASVAAAALPITLLAVALAFLCN, from the exons ATGGAAGCAACAAGATTAAACATGTTTGTGTTTCTATCATTAGTTGCAGCTGCCATGCTACATGGCTCATCGGCACAAACCACACACGTCGTGGGCGACGCGCTCGGCTGGCTCGTCCCACCCGGCGGCGACGTGGCCTACCGCACATGGGCCGCCACACAAACCTTCACCGTGGGTGACGTGCTAG TGTTCAATTTCACCGCAGATGCACACAATGTAGCTGAGGTGAGCAAGGAAGCATTTGATTCGTGCAATACCACAAATCCCATCTCACTATCAACCACTTCTCCAACTAACATAACCTTGACATCTGCCGGTGAGCACCACTTCCTCTGCACCTTCCAAAGCCACTGCGATTTTGGCCAGAAGTTGGCGATCAATGTCACCGCCGCCTCTGCCGCCCCAGCACCACAGCCCGCCACTCCACCGCCAGCGGCCACACCGTCACCGGAAGCGGAAGTTTACACAGTAGGTGATGCTCTTGGCTGGCTTGTACCTCCTGGTGGTCCAATTGCATACCAAACTTGGGCTAGGAACAAAGCTTTCGTCGTCGGTGACATTTTAG TGTTCAACTTTACAAACGCGGCACACAACGTGTTACAAGTGACTAAGGCCGAATTCGATTCCTGCAACGTCTCCACCACCACGACGCCGCCAACCACCGCCTCTCCGGCGAGGATCACCCTCACATCCGCTGGAGAGCACTATTACATGTGCACCTTCCCTCAACACTGCTCCTTCGGCCAAAAGCTAGCCATCAACGTCACCGGTAGCAGCGGCGGCGCCCCTGCACCAGCTCCTTCAAGCCCAGCTCCAACCCCTTCCTCCCCACCTACTCCGCCGCCAAGCTCAGCTACTCCTCCGTCCAGCTCCGCCACTCCCCCGACCAGCGCCGCGACTCCCCCGACCAGCGCCGCGACTCCCCCGACCAGCGCCGGTGGTCCCTCATCGTCTACCCCCTCGACGCCGGCTACCCCTAGCCCACGTACCCCTCCTCCTCCACCCAGCGGCTCCTCCGCATCGGTTGCGGCTGCGGCCTTGCCCATCACTTTGTTGGCCGTTGCTCTGGCGTTCCTGTGTAACTAG
- the LOC131009244 gene encoding probable xyloglucan glycosyltransferase 9 encodes MATDNDEVGLVQARWSFVNKDENLLTRLQLINLAFHFEVEQQVNGHFLNFFGFNGTAGVWRIKALDESGGWMERTTVEDMDIAVRAHLHGWKFVFLNDVECQCELPESYEAYRKQQHRWHSGPMQLFRLCLPAIIKSKVRYLMMFILGDSLDR; translated from the exons ATGGCTACG GATAATGATGAAGTAGGGCTGGTCCAGGCAAGGTGGTCATTTGTGAACAAGGATGAGAATCTACTAACAAGGTTGCAGCTCATCAATTTGGCATTTCATTTTGAAGTGGAGCAGCAGGTTAATGGACATTTCCTCAATTTCTTCGGGTTTAATGGGACTGCCGGAGTTTGGAGGATTAAGGCGTTGGACGAATCTGGTGGTTGGATGGAGAGGACCACTGTTGAGGACATGGACATTGCAGTCCGCGCTCATCTTCATGGATGGAAGTTTGTCTTTCTGAATGATGTCGAG TGCCAATGTGAATTGCCAGAGTCTTATGAAGCTTACCGCAAGCAACAGCATAGATGGCATTCTGGCCCGATGCAGTTGTTCCGTCTCTGTTTGCCAGCTATTATAAAATCCAAGGTAAGGTATTTAATGATGTTTATTTTAGGTGATAGTTTAGATAGATAA